The Alnus glutinosa chromosome 3, dhAlnGlut1.1, whole genome shotgun sequence nucleotide sequence tgtaatttttcttttccaattcaAGTGGCCTCAACTGATCTTCATGTTgttttatatatctatatatatataatatcctTAGAGGAGTGTTATATATAACTTATGTATATATACTTGATGATCATATATAGGGATGTGACGGCTCCATTCTCCTTGATGACACGTCCAACTTTATCGGGGAGAAAAATGCAGCTCCAAATCGGAATTCTGCCAGAGGATTCAACGTGATTGACAATATCAAGTCGGCAGTGGAGAATGTGTGTCCCGGTGTGGTCTCATGTGCTGATATATTGGCTATTGCTGCTCGAGATTCTGTTGTCACCGTTAAGTTCTTATGTTCTTCTAGTTTTAATTTCCTTAATATTGCATGCAATATCTtgagatattgacattttttttggtttgttgtgATTGCAGCTTGGAGGACCCAATTGGAATGCAAAACTTGGAAGAAGAGACGCTAGGACTGCAAGCCAAGCTGCTGCCAATAACAGCATTCCTCGTCCAACTTCTAACCTAAACCAACTCATCTCTAGCTTTAGTAATGCAGGGCTTTCCACAAGGGATATGGTTGCTCTATCTGGTTTGATCTCTCTCTTGTTATCTTAAACGTATGGTTATATCTTAAAGAGAAAAGTTTTATACATTCCAAAACATTGGGATTATAAAAGCATATCGAGAAATGCTAAAAAGTACAACTAGTGCACAACTAGTACATAACTTGTGTGAGTTTTACCTTAATGTGTCTTGTAATTGTGCACTTGTAGTACATGTATCAACTCTTAAGCATTTCAACAAGTTAAATGAAAAAACaatgttggatttttttaaaaaaatattggattagtgttaaaatattaattaaatgattaaatttaacatttcttatcaacttaaacATTCGAAATAAGCAATGATTTAACGGTCGGGTAGAATATTCAAATCCATTCTCGTCCCCATTTTTATTCTTCACTTAGAAATACTTTAGCTAATCCAGATCATGCCTTTGTGATACTAGGCTCCCACACAATTGGACAGGCAAGGTGCACAAATTTCAGAGCTCGCATATACAAAGACACCAACATCGACAATTCATTTGCTCAAACAAGGCGATCAAATTGTCCTAGGACAACTAACTCAGGGGACAACAATTTGGCACCTCTTGATATTCAAACCTCCACAGGTTTTGACAATAACTACTACAAGaacctcctccaaaagagggGACTTCTCCACTCTGACCAAGAGTTGTTCAATGGTGGTTCAACCAACTCGATAGTGCGTAGCTATAGCAATAGTCAGAGTAGCTTCAATTCTGATTTTGTGGCTGCAATCATCAAGATGGGAGATAACAAACCACTCACTGGATCAAAGGGAGAGATTAGAAAGAACTGCAGGAAGATTAACTAagtcttttttattattcttggaTTGCAAATAAATTGCTTGGCAATTTTGCTTTAAGCATAAAATATGTGATTATGATCAAGTCGAAACTATGTACACACCCTCGGGGTTTTATTAACAAATTTTGTCCACTTTTATcacggtatatatatatatatatatatatatatatatatatatatatatatatatatggactaatttgttcttttttacttATTCCATTGAataattaatcactttttaaaacttaCAGAACCATTtgtcaaaacactaaaaatttcaaattttgttggGAATAAAGGAGTACTGAAATTAGATTTAGATTGTTCCATGAGCGGATGTTCAATAAGATGTATTGCTTAACGACGCCGTTTAGGATTGAGAGCATTTGAGATTGtaattttgtagacaataagtgcgattttaaatcaaatcgcagaacacaaattgtttgagaactgcgtttttaaaaattgtgatttgaaaacgcataaaatctactttttcaaattacaggTAATaatgtatttttgaaaatgtaaaattttaaagactaatttgtgattttaaaggttaaattacgattttaccaaacgctttactacgtttttaaaatttatttttttaaatcacatatttaaaaattataattttaaatcgtaatttttaaaattataatataaaacaggcacacatattatatatatatatatataatatgataaATGATTAATTAGAACATTTTGTTCATTTACCACCTATGCCGTATATATATCTAGTCTAATCTAATCTAGAGAGTAAATAGGACAGAAGCAAAGGTCCTGGGGCCATGAGTCATGACCCTCCTATATGTACAAATTTCAAAATCTGAAAAGTCACGGCCTCCCGGgtttaaaatattgaaaaataatcgGTTTTCAATATatacaataaatttttaatatccACTTCCAAACGCAAGGCAATAAATGGACACGGCTTTCGCGGAAGCGGTGGACGTCAAATTAAAGACAGTTAGGTGCTGATTAGACTTTGTGGAAAGAAGAATTTTGGATGAGACAGCGGGCAGCTTCAACCATTGCCCAGTCAAACATGGAAATGTGAAAAGAAGAATTTTCACTCTTTACTTTACTTTTTCTCATTTACATGCGCATGAGGGTGTGATTGCCAAGTCCCGTCACTTCAGTACTACCACGACCAGATCTTTGTTGGTTTGATCTAGGTGCGTCAATTTGCTGATGGAACCACCGGGAAGAAGCCATACACGGTTCAAACGTTTACGGATAAGGTGATGACTATCTCAATAATTAGACCAATTAAAAGGATTTCTAATAAAGCCTAAGTCAATCAATCCAAAAGAATTaacaaattcataaaaagaatttattgaaGAAGAGGCATACAGTAAACCCCCCATCTTGTCTTGCTGAGATAAAATCATATTAAAATCGTCAATACAAAGCCAAGGTCCTATAAAATTAGTACCCAATTGCATCATATTATCCCAGAAATAAGGTTTACCAAAAGCATTTATAATATTTACATTGATTTGGAAACACTCTAGATCAACCCCTAGCTTCCATGCTAGCACAAGACCTCCTTTGGAACCACAAGGAGGAGCATGGaccataaaaaacaaaaaaaaaaaaaaaaaaaaaaaaaaaaaacccaaaccatTCAAAATAACACAAGCAGCAGTTGGTGGAATTTTAGTTtcagataaaaacaaaatatctgGAGAGTGTTTCCGAACCTTGGCCCGTAAACTGCGAATTGTAGAGGCTCGGGCCAAGCCTCTACAATTCCATGCTATGAGTTTCAGTGCTGGTGAGGTAGACCCTCCTGGTCCACCCCCTTGTGATCTGTTGCCTTCGTCGGAGCTGTCCCTTCTGGAGAGCCAGCAGAATGAGCAGCTCGGAATTGTGAGAACACATCGAGTCCTCTTGTAGCACGAGTAAACCTGCGCAGGGGCCTCTGAGAGGCCAAAACAGGTTCTGCCACTGAACCAGAGGGAGCAGCAGTAATTGATAGCACCGGTTGGGATGCAGTCTCCAGTATAGGCGAAGAAGCTGGGTCATTGGGTTCAATGGACAAGAAAGAGCCGCCCACCAAGGCATCCCCATCCTACAACGAAGTCAGTGAAATAACTACAAGTTCTAGATTGGACAAGAGACCAGGAAACAAGgggttagatttattttttttcagaataGCCAGGGGAACATCATCTTCTGTCCATTTGCGTTTGGAATGCTGAAGAACTGGAGAAGGAGAACGAATCCGAATGGAGTCTGGGGGTAATGGAAGATTTGGTGAAATGGTTCGGGTAGTTGGTTTAGTATGTGGGTGAAAACGTGAAAGAGTAGGGAAATGGTGGAAGGCCTGTGGTGGAGAAGCAGGGGAAGCTGAATCAGTAGGTGCTGGAGGAGGGGACGAAAGAGAGAGGGATGCTGGAGCTAGTGTAACTGCTGTATACGGTGGATAAATTTGGAAGGGTGGTTGGCTTGTGACAAGACCATGAGATTGCCAGGTACGCGTTGCTGGAATAAGCATCTTATTTCAGTCCTATTTGATCCTGCCTCTGCTAAGGCTGTTGGTAGGCTGCCAATCTCAGATGCATCTCCAAAAGGATATCTCTGGACTCCCTCTTGTTCTGGGAGGTTCACCACTTCCTCGGCCTACCTTTCAATCTTGAACAATGACTTTACAGGATCCCTTCTGTGTCCTTTGTCCACCTTTTGGAAGGATATCTGGAAACTTCAACTCACAGATCGTCTCAGAAATTTTATTTGGAAGATAGCTTGAAATATTTTTCCAACTACTCTGCGATTACAGTCAGTTATCCCTACATATCATCCTGATGCTTCCTGTCCACTCTGTAAGTCAGGTCCGGATTCCATCAGGCATCTTTTCTTTCACTGTCATTTTGCAAGAGTAGTTTGGCGTCTCTCGCCTTGGCCGCTTGATTCTACCACATTGGATTCCCCCAGCTTATGTGACTGGGTGCGAGTTATTTTAAACCCTGAGGCTCTTCTTCATATTCCCTATTTGGAGCTGCATCGTTTTCAGGTATTTGCGGCTGTTGCTTGTGACCTCCTTTGGTTCCATCGCAATAAAG carries:
- the LOC133863765 gene encoding peroxidase P7-like; translated protein: MAASSSSFVAVLISTLAFFFFFSGSVVNAQLSTNYYSKSCPKLFSTVKSTVQSAISKEARMGASLLRLFFHDCFVNGCDGSILLDDTSNFIGEKNAAPNRNSARGFNVIDNIKSAVENVCPGVVSCADILAIAARDSVVTLGGPNWNAKLGRRDARTASQAAANNSIPRPTSNLNQLISSFSNAGLSTRDMVALSGSHTIGQARCTNFRARIYKDTNIDNSFAQTRRSNCPRTTNSGDNNLAPLDIQTSTGFDNNYYKNLLQKRGLLHSDQELFNGGSTNSIVRSYSNSQSSFNSDFVAAIIKMGDNKPLTGSKGEIRKNCRKIN